The Thermoanaerobaculia bacterium genomic sequence GTCGACGAAGATCGGACTCGCGTTCCATTCGAAGACCGTCCACGACATCTCGGGCTCGGCGCATTTCCGGGTGCCGGAGGACGCCGCGCCGCTGACCGGCAACGGCGCGGTCTTCCGGAACACGAACGCCGACGCCCCGCTACCGATGCCTGCCTCCGTGTCGCTCTCGGCGGACCAGGTCGTCTCGGCGAAGCTCGCGATCCTCGCGGACGCGACGTGGACGCAGTGGAGCGCGCTCCGGCGCATCACGATCGACTTCGACAACCCGAACCAGCCCCGCATCGCGCAGCCGTTCGACTGGCGCGACGTGTGGAGATGGAGCCTCGGCGCGCGGTATCGCGCGGGAGAGCGGCTCACGCTCCGGGCGGGCGCCGCCTACGAGCAGACCCCGGTCGTCGCTCACACGCGCGAGCCGCGGGTGCCCGAAGCGAACCATGAATGGGTATCGGCCGGCTTCACGTACCGGGCGTCGGAAAAGCTGGATGTCGACTTCTTCTACGTCCACCTCTTCACCGACGAGGCGAAGATCGACGTCTTCGATCCGACCGCCGGGAGCTACGTCGGCCACTCCGACTGGAACATCAACAACGTGGGGCTTTCGGCGACGTTGAAATTCTGAGCGCATGGAGCCGTGAGCGAAGCGAGCCTCCGAATGACCTCTCCCGTCGGGAAAGGATGGCGCGTACTCGCGGCAGGTGAGGGTCCGCGTCTGTGGGGGAGCCGTGTCGCCGTTACCGGACGCCCTCGACCTCGAAGAGCGTCGAGAGCACGCGGACGTAGCTGTACGCGTAGCCGCGGGCGTCGGGAGTCGGATAGACGCGCAGGATTCCCTGGACTCCCGCGGGGTCGGACGCCGTGACTTCCCGGACCGTCGTGCGCCGTCCCGTCGAGACGTCCACTTTCGAAAGAACGGTCCGGGGACCGTCGGCGCGCGAGATATAGACGGATCCTCCGTCGGGTGTCCAGCGCATGGGGATGTCGAGCACTTCGGTTCCTGGAATCGTCCTCGGCGGCCCGCCGTCGACCGGAAAGATCGCCGGCTTCGCGTCCACGCCGAGGGCGGCGATGCTCTTCCCGTCGGGAGAAACGGCGAACACCGTCGTGAAAGCGACCCCCTCCGGAGAGATCGCCCGCGGATTCATCGCATCGGCGCCGGTCACGAAGATCTTCGGGCCGCGCCCCGCTTCGACACCCAGGAAAGCGATCCGCTTCCCGTCCGGGAAGAACGCGGGAAAATAGCAGTTCATCCCCTTGCACGCGAGCTGCTGCGACTGGCCGGGGCCGGTCGGGAAGAGCTCGATCGCCGTGCCGTCGGCGTTGGTCGACGCGACCCATTTCCGGTCGGCCGAGAGGGAGCCTCCGCTCCCCGCGCCGAGACGGACCGCGGGAGTTCCGTCCGTCGCGCGCATGTATACCTGCCCCTGCTCGCCGCCGCCCTCGCCCGACTCGTCGAGCGTGATGAGGGAGCCGTCGGGGCTGATGTCGCGGACGAGCGAGTAGTCGAGGTTCGAAAGGTCCTTTTCCTTCGCGTCGCCCGGGACGAGCGCCGAAATTCCCCCGCGCCAGTCGTCCTGCGTGACGAGCATCCGGCCGTCCCTGGCGATGTCGCGGATGAGTATCCCGGCCGGGGCCGATAGGATGAAGCGCTCCTGACCGCCGGGAGCGACGCCGTAGATCTTCCAGGCCACCCCCGTCTTCGTCCCCGAGAAGAGGACTTCTTCGCCGTCGGGACGCCACGCGAGTCCTTCGAGTGAGAGCCATCCTCCCGACAGGTCGCGCTTCTTCCCTCCGCCGGAGTCGATGATCGAGACGGTTCCACCGTCGGAAGACGCGGGGTGGTCGAGGAACGCGATCGACTTCCCGTCGGGAGAGAACCGGATGTGCCCCACCCATCCGCCGGTCTCGTACAGCGTCTTTCCGATCGGGTACTCGAGCCGAGCTTTTCCGGCGACGTTGTGGACGACCGCGAGCTGCAAGCCGTCGGGCGACCACTCCGCCTCGGCGACGTTCTCGAGGAGCTCCCGCGGAGTCCCGCCGGAAACGGACACGCGCGCGAGCGTGCCGGACGGCTGAAAGGAGTTCTGGAGCTTCGCGTCGAGGCCGATCGCGAGCTCGTTGGAGGGAGAGATCGAGAAGAGAAGCGCGTCCGGAACGGCGAGAGCGCTCGATCCCGGACCCGTGGCCCGGGTCGAGAAGATCTTCGACTTCGCGCCGTTCCAGCCGGCGCTGTAGATGACGAGCTGTCCATCCGGGGCGAAGCGCGCGCCGCCGATCGTGCCCCGCTCGAACGTGAGCCGGTGAAAGACGGGAACGCGATGCGGCGCGGTCTTGCGGGCGACGATCGCGGCGGCGGCGCCGACGACGAGCGCGAGCACGGCGGCGGCCGCGAAGAACGCCGCGGGGACGCGCCGGGTCCGGGACGCGCCGGCCGCGCTTTCGCCCGATACCTGCGATGCCTCCGACAGATGGTCGCGCAGGCTCTTCAAGTCCCGCGCGAGGTCCTTCGTCGAGGCGAACCGGTCCTCGGGGTCCTTGGCGAGGCAGCGCTCGACGGCCCAGCGGAGAGGCGCCGGGGTCCGGGGATTCAACGTCCCCAGCGGTTCCGGATCGTCCTGGATGATCGCCGTGAGCGTCTGCGGGGCGCTGTCCCGCTGGAACGGGCGCTTGCCCGTCGCCATCTCGTAGAGGATCGTTCCGAGCGAGAACTGGTCGGATCGGAAATCGACGGCGCGCCCGGCCGCCTGCTCGGGCGACATGTAGCCGACCGTTCCCATGATCGTCCCGGGATCCGTTCCTCGCGGCGCCGCCGTCGGAAGGTCGGAGCCGCCTCCGTCGATCGGGGCGGAGAGCTTCGCGAGGCCGAAATCGAGGATCTTGACGAATCCGTCCTTGCCGATCATCACGTTCTCGGGCTTGAGGTCCCGGTGGACGATGCCGGCGCCGTGGGCGCGAGCGAGCCCTTCGGCGACCTGGACGCCGACGTCGAGCGTGCGGCTCGCGGGCAGGCGGCCGGATTCCAGCATCTCGCGGAGCGTCTTTCCCTCGACGAGCTCCATCGCGACGAAGAGGTGCTCGTCGGCGGAGCCGACGTCGTAAACGGACACGATGTTCGGATGGTTCAGGGCGGACGCGGCCCGCGCCTCCTGCTCGAAGCGCGCGCGCCGCTCGCGGTCCGCGGAGAACTCCGCGGGAAGGACCTTGACAGCGACCTCGCGGCCGAGCCGCGTGTCGCGCGCCTTATAGACTTCCCCCATCCCACCCGCGCCGATTGGGGAAATGACCTCATAGGGGCCGAGCCGGGTGCCGGACGCGAGCGTCATGCAGCGGCCGGAATAGTACGCCATCGTCGGACGCGCGCAGCCGGACCCGCCGTTCCGAAGCAATCGGCCGAGAGGCTCATCGCTTCACCGCCGGAGACGCGGATGCGTCGGGAAGAAGCCCGGAGAGGGCCGGCGCCGAAGACCGTTTCGCCGCGATGTAATGGTCGATCTGCTCGTCCAGGACGGGGAGCGGGACGGCGCCGTGGAGGAGCACCGCGTCGTGGAACTCGCGGACGTCGAACTTCGGGCCGAGCGCCGCCTCGGCCTTCTTGCGGAGCTTCTCGATCTTCAGCTCGCCGATCTTGTAGGAGACCGCCTGTCCGGGCCACCCGATGTAGCGGTCGATCTCGGTTTCGACCTCGTGGAGCGAGAGCGCCGTGTGCGAGGCGAGATAGTCGATCGCCTGCTGCCGCGTCCACCCCATCGCGTGGATCCCCGTGTCGACGACGAGGCGGCAGGCGCGCCACATCTCGTAGGTGAGCCGCCCGAAATTGCTGTACGGGTCGGTGTAGAAGCCCGCCTCGAGCCCGAGCTTCTCGCAGTAGAGCCCCCAGCCCTCGCCGAAGGCCGAGATGTAGGAATACCGCCGGAAGTTCGGCAGGTCCTTCAGCTCCTGCGAGAGGGCGATCTGGAGGTGGTGGCCCGGCACCGACTCGTGCAGCGCGAGCGCCTCCAGCGTATAGAGCGGACGGTGGTCGAGCTGGTAGGTGTTCACCCAGAAGTACCCGGGCTGCGTCGAGCCGACGGGCGCTTCGATGTAGCGCCCGCCCGTGAACTTCGGAGCGATCTCGGGCGGAACCGGGGCGACGCCGTACGGGAGCCGCGGCAGCGTCTTGAAGAGCGACGGGAGCTTGCCGTCCATGCGCTTGCAGATCCATGCGGCGTCCTTCAGGAGCTCTTCCGGAGTCTTTGCGTAGAAGCGCGGGTCCGTGCGCAGGAACTCGAGAAAGGCCTTGAAGTCCCCCTTGAACCCGGTTTGCCGGATGACGGCATCCATTTCCTTCTGGATGCGGTCGACTTCGGAGAGTCCGATCCGGTGGACCTCGTCGGCGGTCATCGGGAGCGTCGTGAAACGGCGGATCGCGAAGTCGTAGTAGGCGCGTCCGCCCGGCAGCGCCGACGCGGCGATCGTCGTCCGCGCGTGCGGGACGTATTCACGGTCGAGGAATTCGGCGAGCTTTCGGAACGCCAGCGCGGC encodes the following:
- a CDS encoding outer membrane protein transport protein: STKIGLAFHSKTVHDISGSAHFRVPEDAAPLTGNGAVFRNTNADAPLPMPASVSLSADQVVSAKLAILADATWTQWSALRRITIDFDNPNQPRIAQPFDWRDVWRWSLGARYRAGERLTLRAGAAYEQTPVVAHTREPRVPEANHEWVSAGFTYRASEKLDVDFFYVHLFTDEAKIDVFDPTAGSYVGHSDWNINNVGLSATLKF
- a CDS encoding protein kinase, whose product is MTLASGTRLGPYEVISPIGAGGMGEVYKARDTRLGREVAVKVLPAEFSADRERRARFEQEARAASALNHPNIVSVYDVGSADEHLFVAMELVEGKTLREMLESGRLPASRTLDVGVQVAEGLARAHGAGIVHRDLKPENVMIGKDGFVKILDFGLAKLSAPIDGGGSDLPTAAPRGTDPGTIMGTVGYMSPEQAAGRAVDFRSDQFSLGTILYEMATGKRPFQRDSAPQTLTAIIQDDPEPLGTLNPRTPAPLRWAVERCLAKDPEDRFASTKDLARDLKSLRDHLSEASQVSGESAAGASRTRRVPAAFFAAAAVLALVVGAAAAIVARKTAPHRVPVFHRLTFERGTIGGARFAPDGQLVIYSAGWNGAKSKIFSTRATGPGSSALAVPDALLFSISPSNELAIGLDAKLQNSFQPSGTLARVSVSGGTPRELLENVAEAEWSPDGLQLAVVHNVAGKARLEYPIGKTLYETGGWVGHIRFSPDGKSIAFLDHPASSDGGTVSIIDSGGGKKRDLSGGWLSLEGLAWRPDGEEVLFSGTKTGVAWKIYGVAPGGQERFILSAPAGILIRDIARDGRMLVTQDDWRGGISALVPGDAKEKDLSNLDYSLVRDISPDGSLITLDESGEGGGEQGQVYMRATDGTPAVRLGAGSGGSLSADRKWVASTNADGTAIELFPTGPGQSQQLACKGMNCYFPAFFPDGKRIAFLGVEAGRGPKIFVTGADAMNPRAISPEGVAFTTVFAVSPDGKSIAALGVDAKPAIFPVDGGPPRTIPGTEVLDIPMRWTPDGGSVYISRADGPRTVLSKVDVSTGRRTTVREVTASDPAGVQGILRVYPTPDARGYAYSYVRVLSTLFEVEGVR
- a CDS encoding DUF885 domain-containing protein, which encodes MIRSLIAKGVGAAALLMAVTAAVKPPAAPKDPSARLHDVFDREWKWRLADNPLFATSVGVHDFDAKLPEVAPKDEERRALATRKFLGELKAIPTASLSVDDRTNAEIFGDQLTNRLLSFQYREYEIPITADWGFHTELTRLPETMPFDSVKAYENYVARLNAMPRYVDEQIADMREGLARGMTIPKVVLAGIDQTILPHVVSDAEKSVWWKPFARFPDSVPAADRARLAAAGKKAILDSAALAFRKLAEFLDREYVPHARTTIAASALPGGRAYYDFAIRRFTTLPMTADEVHRIGLSEVDRIQKEMDAVIRQTGFKGDFKAFLEFLRTDPRFYAKTPEELLKDAAWICKRMDGKLPSLFKTLPRLPYGVAPVPPEIAPKFTGGRYIEAPVGSTQPGYFWVNTYQLDHRPLYTLEALALHESVPGHHLQIALSQELKDLPNFRRYSYISAFGEGWGLYCEKLGLEAGFYTDPYSNFGRLTYEMWRACRLVVDTGIHAMGWTRQQAIDYLASHTALSLHEVETEIDRYIGWPGQAVSYKIGELKIEKLRKKAEAALGPKFDVREFHDAVLLHGAVPLPVLDEQIDHYIAAKRSSAPALSGLLPDASASPAVKR